ATGGGTCACAGGAACTGTTCTTCCTGAACCTCTTATTCGGTACATGTTCAcaattaatgtgtgaatctggagcccaccaacccacacaccgcgaaacaagaccacagtcagttttctgtgtctAAGTCAACCGCGGGCTAAAACGAgccgctctgattctgctccgcttctgacatcaagtgcagtgactttagaatggccccgcccccttgtctgagtctgtccaatcacagcgctggacccgtgtttgagagcgcaaagacgaacaaaacaaacagcgagcactgaataaaaacggagaagaaagaacagtgaaaacagctaaaaaccagagcttctgctcctcactgctgtgcgctcggggtcggggtgaacagcgagcggctcattatacAAAATATAGTCACAATCGACAGTACCCCTCTACCCCCACCAGGTGTCGTGCCTCACTTTTTGAAACCACTGCACTACTGGTTAACTGTAGCCAGTTGAAGGGCTGCAAATTAATCCAGATTCTGCTGAACTAGTTTAACATTCCTGCACCCTGTGGGTGAGCGGTTTGGCCGGTGGTGTGTATTTGAGTCTCGAGGGACACAAAGGTAGATCTTAAGGGAATGAGCTGATGGTCAACTTGCTTTACATTTTTGGGCTCTTTTTACCCAGTTTTGGGTCGTGTTCAAGGCGAGTGGAATTGATTTTTGTTTCAGGGGAAACTCCTTGGTGTTAAACACTTAAAAGCTAGAACCTGGCGGAGAGGCTGGAGGAACCAGTGGGTTTATTTTGTTCAGAATTGTGGGTTTTCTGCCAATGTTTCAGTCCTTAATGGTGAAGTTCTCAAGCTTCAAGATTCTAAACAAATCACGAGGAAGTGAAGTAATAATGTGGTAATCATTTGTGCTGATGATGAATATCGGTTTCATTTATGGTAAATGCAACTTCATCattgtttcttttaattcttTTGGGGCGGAGTTTAGTTTTACAAAAGGTATTGGTTTGGTCTGAGGCTTTTACTTGAATCAAGTGTTAAACAGTGAGAAGGAAATGGTTCAAAAAGCATGTGACTGAGTTAAAGGAGATGTAACAGCATGTAATTTCCTTAAATCTTGGGAAAAGACATTACAGCAGATGAAGTGGAAGATGTTTGGTTTGGGGTTTTATTCATTTCCAGTAATAACTCTAGGCTCTTTTGTAATATGGGGCTGAAGGAACATGCTCTGCTCAGTTGGCTCACGTTTGTAGGTTTCCATGAACTTTTTGTTTGAGCTAAATCACAATGTCCTGTGTGGGGAACAACTAAACAAATCTGTGAATGGCACAGGTTTGAATGGGTCTTAATGTGGTTATGTTACTCCTGCTGGGATGTGTTTTCTGCTCATTGGTTCTTATGCATTGTTCAGTTTGATGCTCAATGATACACCATTCCCCAGCCCTGCGTTGTGAGATCAGCAGCGTTGGTACCCTGTACTTCCTTGTGACATCCGCATGGTTATTGCCCTCTCCCCCAGAGTGTAAGGTGATACCTGCTGAAACCCGAGGCATAATTGAGAGGAGCTTGAATAGACCGACTTTGCTTCAGCGTGAGAATCGGTGGGATACACCCTCTGGGTTTCGGTCAGGTGCCTAGAGCTATTTTAAAGCTATGATTCCCAAAAGCTCCAAACGCGAGCCGTGATGGAGGCCTGCCGTGAACGGTGTGTCGTCAGGGTCCCTGCCATCGTGATCTTGGGCCTGTCCTTGACTCCCTGTGGTTGGATCATGGTGTTGACGAGTATGGTGGTGCCTCACTGGCGCACCGTCCACAATATCACCGGCAAAGATCCGGACCTGATCTTGTGGCAGGGGCTTTGGGACATCTGCCACTACTACCTGGACTCGGCGGACATGGTCTGTAACAACCAGGACGAAGCGTATTTCGATCACAGGATCATCGACACTGCTCAGAGGATGAtggctttctctctgctcttgACCCTCATCGGTCTCGCCGTCACCGTCTTTGGCGTTCGATGTTGGACCGTCAGACCCAAGTGGACGGCCGTTTGTCTCGGTGGGTTCGTTATCGTCTGCTCTGGGCTTCTCTCCATCATGCCAGTTGCGTGGTATGGTCATCTCTTGAACGACATCGATTCTCCGTCTCCCGAAGTACGCCTCGGGTTCTGCATCATTTTTGGATACCTGGGAGGCATCTTGGAGGTGCTCGGAGGCTTCCTTCTGTTTGTGGCGACTTGGCGTTACAACGGGAATGGGCTCAACCCCAGTTTGTCACCACAGACTGAAAACCATCAGAACCTTTGGCAGATCACGGTGCCAAGCGTAACTGGAGGTGTCGGCAATAACTGCTCAAACCCCAAACAGTCACTGGAGAACAATATGTAGTCTGAAGAATTGATATCTATTCGGTTCTGGGTGCCTGCTCAATGCGGTGCTCCTTCTAGGTTCCAAAACTGCAATGTTAGGCACTAGGTGCTGCTTCTCTGGGTGTGTAAATTTGGGATAGGCCATTGAAAGTTGGACGTGGGAAGTGTAGAAATAGACCTTTCTATTGTTTCTGGTTTTCACTGCTTGGGTTTGGAGTTCTAATGACTTGGTGTCAGTTCAATACGCTGTAAATACTTTCCTCCTTAACCGCTCTCTTACATGAGGTTTACGTTATTCTTATGACGTAATCATGCATGGTTTTTAACTCCTAGATTAACTCTTTGGGCTTTAATTTGTCTAATTCCACTGTTTTTAAAGAGAAACCAGGTTTGATTGGACTGATGTAATGACTCTGGACACTTGGGTctgtttatgaaataaaattctCTTGAATGTATTTTGGTTTAAAGCTGCAGGTCCTGGTTCAGTGATTAGTTCAAATAAGAGGATTTCTGCTTTTCTAAGTGAACAATCAGTCAATTTGATCATTGAccgttaaaataaaaacacatttataatccTGATGGAAATTTATACAAGAGTCGAGTTTTTGCCCCAAACTTCTgacttgtgttttttgttttctttctgtatttCCGTCTTtcgattttttttgttttgttttccatcttgttctttttcactttttccttttgactttcattttatttcttgttctttgtttttctttcttttttatttcttgcttGTCCTCAGatgtattcaaatatttttctcCAGACTTTTTTTGGAGACTAGTCCAGGATTTTTAACTTATTACTGAATAAAAGCAGCACCTGACGTTAAGGTCTGCTTCTCCACTGCTCTTATGAACACAACTTTCTCTCCTCATCCAGGGGACCGTCagccaatcagcttcatgaTGCTCCATTTCTTTCCTCACTCAAATGTTGGCAGTTAATTCTAAAAATATGCCATTTCCTCT
This window of the Hoplias malabaricus isolate fHopMal1 chromosome Y, fHopMal1.hap1, whole genome shotgun sequence genome carries:
- the LOC136677784 gene encoding claudin-23-like — encoded protein: MEACRERCVVRVPAIVILGLSLTPCGWIMVLTSMVVPHWRTVHNITGKDPDLILWQGLWDICHYYLDSADMVCNNQDEAYFDHRIIDTAQRMMAFSLLLTLIGLAVTVFGVRCWTVRPKWTAVCLGGFVIVCSGLLSIMPVAWYGHLLNDIDSPSPEVRLGFCIIFGYLGGILEVLGGFLLFVATWRYNGNGLNPSLSPQTENHQNLWQITVPSVTGGVGNNCSNPKQSLENNM